Proteins encoded by one window of Dioscorea cayenensis subsp. rotundata cultivar TDr96_F1 unplaced genomic scaffold, TDr96_F1_v2_PseudoChromosome.rev07_lg8_w22 25.fasta BLBR01000431.1, whole genome shotgun sequence:
- the LOC120254369 gene encoding putative disease resistance protein At3g14460 → MWIRDGQQLQNLVTIRLEGCQGCQQLPPLEQLPYLKELTISRMDGIKYIINNTTGDALSLFPALRFLRLREMANLEGWYPGEDRETAPPMFPCLVNVTITRCPKLTTMPPQIPTLIDLSITESYCGTQIALMSKEKGFFKHLKSLEALSLERCEELTLLLEDKEDTRPLSSSLRYLDINDCSQFSLLAALRNLTSLETLAMGHFEELLSWPDEMLRDSESLRELRLYFCKNLIGASSQGDCGLPFLEDLGVFDCDALIELPKCPTLLKSLSVFRCPNIKFLCSDMGHLTSLFKLELSKCPVLESLPEGMQGLTSLQKLYIKDCPALKSFPEGLQQRLPTLKRL, encoded by the coding sequence ATGTGGATTAGAGACGGACAGCAACTTCAAAATTTGGTAACGATCAGACTAGAAGGTTGCCAAGGATGCCAACAACTCCCACCCCTGGAGCAATTACCTTATCTTAAAGAACTCACTATTAGTAGAATGGATGGCATCAAATACATTATTAATAACACGACAGGCGATGCATTATCATTATTCCCTGCATTGAGGTTTCTGAGGTTGCGTGAAATGGCTAATCTAGAAGGGTGGTATCCGGGGGAGGATAGAGAAACTGCTCCACCCATGTTTCCATGCCTTGTTAATGTGACGATTACTCGTTGCCCGAAGTTGACAACCATGCCACCACAAATTCCAACTCTCATAGATTTATCCATAACAGAATCATACTGCGGGACACAAATCGCACTCATGTCCAAGGAGAAGGGGTTCTTCAAGCATTTGAAATCTCTTGAAGCATTGTCTCTAGAGAGATGTGAGGAGTTGACTTTGCTACTGGAAGACAAGGAGGACACAAGACCCTTAAGCTCATCACTTCGTTATTTAGATATTAATGATTGCAGTCAGTTCTCATTATTAGCGGCTTTGCGGAACCTCACCTCTCTCGAAACTCTCGCGATGGGTCATTTTGAAGAACTATTGTCCTGGCCGGATGAAATGTTGAGAGATTCTGAGTCCCTCAGAGAGCTGCGtttatatttttgcaaaaatttgATAGGTGCATCATCACAAGGAGATTGTGGTCTACCGTTTCTAGAGGATCTTGGTGTTTTTGATTGTGATGCGCTGATAGAATTGCCCAAGTGCCCCACATTACTCAAGAGCTTGTCTGTTTTCCGATGTCCAAACATCAAGTTTTTATGTTCAGATATGGGACACCTCACTTCATTATTTAAACTAGAGTTATCAAAATGCCCTGTGCTAGAGTCTCTACCAGAAGGGATGCAAGGCCTTACTTCCCTTCAGAAGCTATATATTAAAGATTGTCCAGCACTGAAGTCATTCCCAGAAGGCCTCCAACAGCGGCTTCCTACTCTTAAAAGGCTTTAA
- the LOC120254372 gene encoding uncharacterized protein LOC120254372: protein MARRAPPTPQEIAARIAEVRMRGTDSGGSPPRREESEDLGKAIVPYVSSQDAEVREAGTSSQDLPLGVKDRDDLLRWVRESFPGAYVQRTEEDEQVDSTTVPVGEGSEEQQARDEDAAEKEADRAQAEETVEERSTDASTSAEEEAATILSEVLGDLHRHAEAPIETEHVTAPVITSSATSDSSHSSDEIPLKDRVAQIAKGKKVASEKKAQSRKKTQKKEKGEKTSASSKKEKKKATQQAKDSDEDRFRDKASKKKFESVEERGVVVERMIDEGAFEKYGLTELLQQRSLYKSATFPESYSLSLVQEFYSNLLPSDKGITRVYVRGKWIPFTPTCLNKFLEFKPEVKGNYEERLELNEEVLKEITGGRTESWGEETRLPASTLTAKYNVLFRLGIRDWLPLTQFQMIVKELALLLFALLVLARSSTGKADFSVIL from the exons ATGGCCCGCCGTGCTCCACCGACCCCACAAGAAATTGCTGCCCGAATTGCGGAAGTAAGGATGAGAGGGACTGATTCTGGAGGAAGCCCACCAAGGAGAGAAGAATCAGAAGATTTGGGGAAAGCGATTGTCCCTTATGTTTCTTCTCAGGATGCTGAAGTAAGAGAAGCGGGAACATCGTCTCAAGACTTGCCTTTAGGTGTCAAAGATAGAGATGATCTCTTGAGATGGGTTCGTGAGTCTTTTCCAGGTGCTTATGTTCAGAGAACAGAGGAAGATGAACAGGTGGACTCCACTACTGTTCCAGTAGGAGAAGGTTCAGAAGAACAACAGGCTAGGGATGAAGATGCTGCAGAAAAAGAAGCAGACCGAGCACAAGCAGAAGAAACTGTTGAAGAAAGAAGTACAGATGCTTCCACTAGTGCTGAAGAAGAGGCTGCTACCATTCTAAGTGAAGTTCTGGGTGATCTACACCGACATGCTGAAGCACCTATAGAAACAGAACATGTCACAGCACCGGTTATAACATCTTCTGCAACATCCGACAGTTCACATAGTTCTGATGAGATCCCACTCAAAGATCGTGTTGCCCAGATTGCTAAAGGGAAGAAAGTAGCATCTGAAAAGAAGGCCCAGTCAAGGAAGAAAAcccagaagaaggagaag GGGGAGAAAACATCAGCAAgctctaagaaagaaaagaagaaagcaacCCAACAGGCAAAAGACAGTGATGAAGACAGATTTCGTGACAAAGCAtccaagaagaagtttgaatctgTTGAAGAGAGAGGTGTTGTGGTTGAAAGAATGATTGATGAAGGAGCTTTTGAGAAGTATGGCTTGACTGAGCTGCTGCAACAAAGAAGTTTATATAAGTCTGCCACTTTTCCAGAAAGCTATAGTTTGTCTTTAGTACAGGAATTTTACAGTAATTTGCTGCCTTCTGACAAAGGGATCACTAGAGTTTATGTTCGAGGTAAGTGGATCCCTTTTACTCCCACTTGTCTGAAtaaattcttggagtttaaaccAGAGGTGAAGGGAAACTATGAAGAAAGACTTGAGTTGAATGAAGAAGTTCTGAAAGAGATCACTGGAGGAAGGACAGAGTCATGGGGAGAGGAGACAAGACTCCCAGCATCCACCCTTACGGCCAAGTATAATGTTCTGTTTAGACTTGGCATTCGAGATTGGTTACCACTCACACAATTCCAAATGATAGTGAAGGAGCTCGCGCTTTTATTGTTTGCTCTGCTGGTACTGGCAAGAAGTTCAACTGGGAAGGCTGATTTTTCCGTAATATTGTAA
- the LOC120254371 gene encoding putative disease resistance protein RGA3, which produces MGGHGAVDIEKSPSKPIYYLWTVSPPIISDQEVAPPVLQYLRPIWGGVDEELEKLRRYLLQIQPLVEDAEERQLMDQTVKSWLMLLRDVAYDADDILDQANTHVLLIQRKAQFYGPLKSKVRDFFSLDHNPLLFQLQLGHKLRSINQRIDGIIEEMHKFNFKVADNNNNNNSPWRNRPQTQSHVIESEVIGRDEEKEQIVQMLIRDHFEEKVTVVSIVGMGGLGKTKLAQLVYGVKDVESHFQLRIWVCVSDDFNVAKLVGNIIHTASGKVCDHTNMELLQRDLRQLLGHKRYLLVLDDVWNEDHMKWDALRHLLLDGA; this is translated from the exons atgggTGGCCATGGAGCTGTTGACATTGAAAAGTCACCAAGCAAACCGATCTACTATCTGTGGACGGTCTCACCCCCAATAATATCTGATCAAGAAGTGG CACCTCCTGTCCTTCAATATCTACGCCCAATTTggggaggagttgatgaggagcTGGAGAAGCTCCGTAGGTATTTACTCCAAATCCAGCCTCTGGTTGAAGATGCAGAGGAGAGGCAGCTCATGGATCAGACTGTCAAGTCCTGGCTGATGCTGCTCAGAGATGTTGCCTACGATGCTGATGACATCCTTGACCAGGCCAACACACATGTCCTACTCATCCAGCGCAAGGCCCAGTTTTACGGTCCCTTAAAAAGCAAGGTGCGTGACTTTTTCTCTCTTGATCATAACCCACTCCTGTTTCAACTTCAGTTGGGGCACAAGCTTAGAAGCATCAACCAAAGAATAGATGGTATCATAGAAGAGATGCACAA GTTCAATTTTAAGGTTGcagacaacaacaataacaacaacagtCCTTGGAGGAATAGGCCACAAACACAGTCTCATGTAATTGAATCAGAAGTAATTGGCAGAGATGAAGAGAAAGAGCAAATAGTGCAGATGCTGATACGTGATCATTTTGAAGAGAAAGTGACAGTGGTTTCCATAGTCGGTATGGGCGGTTTAGGTAAGACGAAACTTGCTCAGTTGGTCTATGGAGTTAAAGATGTAGAGAGCCACTTCCAACTACGTATATGGGTATGTGTCTCCGATGATTTTAATGTGGCAAAGCTCGTTGGAAACATCATACACACAGCCTCTGGGAAAGTTTGTGATCATACAAACATGGAACTGCTACAGAGGGATCTACGACAACTCCTGGGGCATAAGAGGTATCTGCTTGTATTGGATGATGTTTGGAATGAAGATCACATGAAGTGGGATGCACTTAGACATCTGCTTCTCGATGGAGCATAA